GGCACGCTTCCAGAGCACGAGACGTCATGGCGACACTCCCGATTTCCCCGACCGCTCCCCAGCCTTCCCCCGGCGCGACCGTCCATCGCGGCATCCGCGGACTCTACGCGGCCTTCTGGCGCCATGCGGAAGGCCGCAGGCCGCTGGTCGTGACGTTCCTGACCCTGCTGTTCCTGGCCCAGGCCGTGCGGCTGGCGATCCCCTACTTTTTCGGCGAGGCGGTCAATTCCCTCCAGACCGCGGGCACCCAGGACGTGACGCTCGCCGGGTGGAACATGGCCCTGATGTTCGGCGCCTGCGTGCTCGGCTGGGCGATGCACGGGCCGGGGCGGGTGCTGGAGCGCTTCATGGCGGTCCGGATCCGCGAGCGGTTCGCCGACGCGCTCTACGCCAAGGCGGTGGCCCTGCCGCTGCGCTGGCACGAGCGCCACCATTCCGGCGACACGATCCAGCGCATGGCCAAGGCGACGCAGGCGCTGTTCGGCTTCTCGCAGAACCAGTTCATCTATCTCCAGAACTCGGTCAGCCTGGTCGGCCCGCTGGCGGCCCTGTGCCTCGTGTCGGCTTGGACCGGGGCGGCGGCCGTGCTGGGCTATGCCGTGATCTTCGCGATCCTGGTCCGGTTCGACCGGATCATGGTCTTCCTGCTGAACGAGGAGAACCGGTTCGAGCGGCGCTACGCCGCGGAGCTGATCGATTGCCTGGGCAACATCTCCACGGTCCTGACCCTTCGCCTCCAGTCGGCGACCCGGTCCGCGGTGGCGGCCCGGCTGGCCGAAGTGTTCGCGCCGCTGCGCCGGGGCATCGTCTTCAACGAGGCGAAATGGTGCGCGATCGACCTGCTCAACAACGGCATCCGCTGCGGGCTGGTGGCGCTCTATGCCTGGCTCGCCTGGCGGAGCGACGGCGTGATCCTGCTCGGCACCGCCGTCATGGTCCACCAGTACTCCCAGCAGATCGGGAACGTCGTCGGGTCGATGGCGACCAACTGGCAGGACCTGGTCCGCTATCAGGCCGACATCGGCAGCGCCGACGAGATCCTCTCGGCCGAGAGCCGCCGGTCCGCCTCGGCCCTGCCGGTCCCGGCCGACTGGCGGGAGGTCCGGATCGAGGGCCTGACCTTCAGCCATGCCACGCGCCACGAGGACCGGCCGACCCTGCGCGACGTGTCCCTCGTCCTGAGGCGCGGCGCCCGGATCGCCTTCATCGGCGAGAGCGGATCGGGCAAGAGCACCCTGCTGCGGGTCCTGGCAGGGCTGTACGAGGCCGACCGGGTCTCCATCGCCTTCGACGGCGAGCCCCGGCCCGACCTGAGCGACCTCGGCCCGGTCGCGACGCTGGTGCCCCAGGACCCGGAGATCTTCGAGGGATCGGTCGTCCGGAACATAACCCTGGGCATCCCCTATCCCGCCGCGGAGGTGGAGCGGGCGTGCGCCCTGGCCTGCCTCGCCCCGGTGATCGACCGGCTGCCGATGGGCCTCGACACCGAGATCACCGAGCGCGGCCTGAACCTGTCGGGCGGGCAGAAGCAGCGGCTGGCCCTGGCGCGCGGCATCCTGGCGTCACGCGACAGCTCGCTGATCATGCTGGACGAGCCGACCAGTAGCATGGACCCGACCACCGAGGCGCGGATCTACGACAACCTGCTGGCCGAGTTCCCCGACGCCTGCATCGTGTCGTCGATCCACCGGCTGCACCTGCTGACGCGCTTCGACACCATCGTGTGGATGGCCGACGGCGCGGTCGTCGACCTGGGATCGCTCGACGCCCTGCTGGAGCGGCAGCCGGCCTTCCGGGCG
This Skermanella mucosa DNA region includes the following protein-coding sequences:
- a CDS encoding ABC transporter ATP-binding protein translates to MATLPISPTAPQPSPGATVHRGIRGLYAAFWRHAEGRRPLVVTFLTLLFLAQAVRLAIPYFFGEAVNSLQTAGTQDVTLAGWNMALMFGACVLGWAMHGPGRVLERFMAVRIRERFADALYAKAVALPLRWHERHHSGDTIQRMAKATQALFGFSQNQFIYLQNSVSLVGPLAALCLVSAWTGAAAVLGYAVIFAILVRFDRIMVFLLNEENRFERRYAAELIDCLGNISTVLTLRLQSATRSAVAARLAEVFAPLRRGIVFNEAKWCAIDLLNNGIRCGLVALYAWLAWRSDGVILLGTAVMVHQYSQQIGNVVGSMATNWQDLVRYQADIGSADEILSAESRRSASALPVPADWREVRIEGLTFSHATRHEDRPTLRDVSLVLRRGARIAFIGESGSGKSTLLRVLAGLYEADRVSIAFDGEPRPDLSDLGPVATLVPQDPEIFEGSVVRNITLGIPYPAAEVERACALACLAPVIDRLPMGLDTEITERGLNLSGGQKQRLALARGILASRDSSLIMLDEPTSSMDPTTEARIYDNLLAEFPDACIVSSIHRLHLLTRFDTIVWMADGAVVDLGSLDALLERQPAFRALWDGYAGAQPGSHPADGRPVGHSGLVLAA